GCGGCCCTTCGTTGTCGAAGGCGAATCCGGTCTCGTCGCCGTCGGCATGGCCGATCTCGACCAATCCGCCGTCATGGGCGAGCCAGGATGATGTGCTGGCGGAGATCGCTGTGGGCTGGCGTTCGATGAGCGCGGGCCGCCAGGGATGGCAAGACAACAGGTGGAGCGCATCGGTCAGCAGCAATTCCTGATGCTGTTGCTCGTGCTGCAGCCCCAGCGCGAGCGTCGGTGCCACCACCGCCTGCCAGAGGGGCTCCGCACATTGCGCGATGAGCTGATGCAGATGCCGGTCGACGTGGCTGCGGTAGTCCCGAACCTCGGTCAGCGAGGGCCGGGTCAGCAGGCCACGCTGCGGGCGAGGATGCCGAGGCCCCAGGCCTTCGTAATAGGAATTGAAGAGGTAGTGGTAGCGCTCGTCCAGGGGCTGATAGCCCGCGAGATGCGGGCGCAGCAGCAGCGCCTCGAAGAACCAGCTCGTATGGGCCTGATGCCATTTGGCCGGACTGGCGTCCGGCATGGATTGGGCGGCCTGATCCTCATCGGACAGGGTCTCCGCCAAGGCCAGGGTATGACGTCGCACCGCATCGAAGCGACGCGACCATTCGCGCCGCTGATGCGGCAAATCCGGATCCGACATGCAAGCAACTCCTGCGGCCCGTGGGGGCGAGCCGCACAACAACGGTAGCCGATTTGGCCATGCCGCGCCCGCCTTGGGCCACTCTCCTAAGGCGGAGGCGGCCGCCAAACTGACACCGCCTGTCAGTAAGGGCAAGGACGATTCCCGGCCGACGGGACAGGGATGACCAGAAGTCAGACGGCCCGCTGGCAGATCGGCTCGTCGGCGCAGAGAACGACGTCTGCCTGCGGGACAGTCATCCGCAAGGCCCGCCCCCCAGCGCCCAGCCGATTCATCGTCGCGTCATGCGATGGCGGCACCCTGCGCTCGATCCGGTTGCTGATGGCCGGACCGCTGCCACCTGCTCATGCCGATGAACCTGCTGTCCTCATTGCCGCCGCCGGAACTCGTCGCAGATCGCCAGGACGCGGTGCCGCCGGACTGGCTGCTCGATCGCCTGTTGGCCGAGCGGCTGCTGGAGGCCTTGTGGACCGCTCGCCAACCGACCACGCCGGCGCAGTTCTTCGTTTGGAGCCAGAGCCGGATGCAACCGATGCTGCCGCATCAGTTGCTCGTGTGTGTGTCGGAAAGCGCGCCGTCGGCGCGGCTGTCGGCGCAGGTGTTTCATCTTCGGCCGGTACCGCAGGCCTTGGTGTCGCAACTCGAATCGCCGGAACATGGCTTGTGGCTGCAACTGATGCGCCGCTGGCTGCCGGGGCGTCGGGCGTTGTTCATCGACTTGCTGGGGGAGGCGCCTGCCGGCGTGTTCCAGACCCTGTTGGACGCGGGCTTTCGGTCGGTGATGGTGCACGGCGTGCCCGGACCGGGCGAGCGCCCCGAAGCGCTGTTCCTGCTCGCCGGCGATGGCTGGCCGATCGACCAGGTTCAGCAGTTCGAGCTGCTGGTGCCGGCGATGCATGCGGCCTGGCGACGGGCACGATGGTCCTCGCGCAGTCCGCTGGCGCCACAGCGGATGCTGGACCTGGTCACGCCTCGCGAGCAGCAGATCGTGGAGGGCATGCGGGCGGGGTTGAGCAACGAGGGGATTGCGATCCAGCTGGGGATCAGCATGTTCACGGTGAAGAACCATGTGCGCAAGATCCTGCGCAAGCTCGGTGCCAGCAACCGCGCTCAGGCGGTGGCCATCGCGATGACCCGGCGGGAGATCAGCGAGGGCTAGCCTGGGCGCTGCGTCGCCGTCCCGCCAAACGGGTGAGGAGCAGGTGCACGCCAACGCCAAGGGCCGCGCCGATCATGTCGGCGACCACGTCGCGCGCATCGGCATCCCGGCCGGGCACATGGGACTGGACCCATTCGATCAGGATGCCGTAGGCCAACAGTCCGGTCAGCACCGCCCAACGGCGGTTCCCGCTCGGACGCAGACACTGCAGACCAACGACCGCCAAGGTGCCGAAGGCGGCGAAATGGTTCGCCTTGTCCCATCCCAGGTCGGCGCCCTGGGGCGGGTGGGGACTGAACGCCAGCCAGCTGATGACAGTCACCAGCGCCAGGAACAGCACACGCCAAGCCAGGCGCCATTGGGGATTGAACAGGAGATGATCGATCACGGCAGCCCGCCTCCGGTCGGGCGGCTGCAGTGTGCCACGGGCCTGCGGCCGGCCTTGCTGGCCTTATTCAAGAGCTTCGTGGTGGTTGCTCGCCCCGCGCTTCCAGTAGGCCGAGGCGCGGATGGCGTGCCGGTCGTGGCCCTTGTCCTCCACCAGCATTCGACGCACGGCCGCCACGGTCGACGCCTCACCCGCACACCAGGCATAGCCTTCGCCGGGCGGCAGCGTGAGGTCGCCAATGGCCGAGCGCAGGGCCTCATCGCCATCGACCCACCGCAGGTCGACATGGGCATGCGTCTCCAATGGCCGACGGTCACTGGCTGGGACATTGAGCACGACGAGCGCGCGAACGCCGGCGGGCAGTTCCTCCAGTCGGCGCGCCACGGCAGGCAATGCCGTCTCGTCGCCGATGAGTAGATGCCAGTCGTAGTCCGTCGGGATGATGAAGGAGCCGCGAGGTCCCGCCACGGTGAGCGATTGGCCGGGCTGCGCCTGTGCCGCCCAGTGGGCTGCGGGCCCGTCACCGTGCTGGGCGAATTCGATCACCAGTTCACGGGATGACGTGTCGTATCGGCGAGGCGTGTAGTCGCGCATGACCGGAGTCTCACCGTCTGCGCTGAAGATCAGCTTGATGTGGTCATCGAACGAGGCACTGATGAAGTCGTTCAGCGATTCGCCGCTCAGCGTGATGCGACGAAAGTGCGGCGTGATCGATTCGACGCGCATCACGGTGAGCTCGCGTCGTTTGATCTCGTGACGAACCCGCTTCACCCGGCTGACCGCGCTGAGTGGATCGGCGGCCGGCGCGCGGTGGGAGGGGGCTGGCCCGTCGCCGGGAGCGGCCATCGACGGGGCGAGGGTGGGGAGGGGGAATGGCTCGGGGGAGTCGTCGGCAGGGCGGAGATGGGAGGTCATTGAAGGCAGGATCTGATCGGTTGATAATGTCATCAATAATTTCGCATTCGATTGATAATGTCAACCAACACCACGAGCGGCAGGGGCAAGGAGGATGTGCTGGAGCTGATCCACACCGTCATGCATCAGTACCGTGCGCGGCAGTACCGGGTGCTCAAGGATGGGCCGCACGACATCACCCACATGGACGGCAAGGTGCTGGGATTCTTCGCGCGCCACCCAGGCGCCACGCAAAGCGATCTTGCCCAGCACAGCGGGCGCGACAAGGCGCAGCTGGCGCGGCTGATCAAGGGGCTGAGAGAGCAAGGTTTGCTGGAGGCGGAGGCCGATGAAGCGGACCGCCGCCACGTCCGGTTGCGGCTGAGCGCGCAAGGCGATGCAGTGAATCAGGCGTTGCGGCGGCAGGCGAAGCAGCTCTCGGCGTTGGCGGTCGAAGGGCTAGACGCTCAAGAGCAGGAGATGCTCCTGAAGCTGCTGCAGCGGGTGAGGTTCAATCTCGATCTGGGATGAGGTCCGCGACCTCCATGCTTGCCGGCCAAAAAAAGTTGCCCTATACTCCAAGGCTCTGCTGACGACCGCCCGCATGATTGTTCATCTGAATTGATGGCCATCCAGCGACGGTGAATCGTCAAAAGAATGCCGATGTAGCTCAGTTGGTAGAGCAGCGCATTCGTAATGCGAAGGTCGGGAGTTCGACTCTCTTCATCGGCACCAATTCGAAGGCCTGAGGTTGCAAGACCTCAGGCCTTCTTTCTTTTCTGGTCTGCATTTTTTGGGTCTGCGCTTTGAGGTCTGTTCAACTGCGACCCAAGGTGGCTCCCAACGGGAACCCAAGAAGTCCCGAATCACCGTGACGGCAATGCGACGCGCAGCGAACTCCGCAGAGACCCATAGCGGAAAACCAAAACCTTGTGCTATATTCGGGAACATAGATACGCACAAGACCGTTTATCAAGGTCTTTATCTGCAGCCCCGCCGGTCATCCCCTGACCCCACCTCGCGCGAGCGGCTCGCTACAGCATCAACTCCCGCTGACTGTTCTTGAGTGTTTCTGTCTCCGCATCGCCATGTGGCGGCGGAGTGTTCTCGCTCATCTTCTTAATTTCCAAAGGAAACACCATGTCCAATCAAACGCAAACCGGTACCGTGAAGTGGTTCGACGACGGCAAGGGCTTCGGCTTCATCACGCCGGCTGACGGCTCCAAGGACCTGTTCGCCCACCACTCGGAAATCCGCAACAACGGCGGCTTCCGTACCCTGGCCGAAGGCGCCCGCGTCGAGTACGAGGTCAAGGAAGGCCAAAAGGGCCTGCAGGCCGCCAACATTCGCGCGCTGTAATTCAACACGCGATCACGTGGCAGGGCACGTCTAACATCCCTGCAACATCCAAACCGCGCCAAGACGGTGATACTGACCAGTCAAGGCGCACACACCTCAAAAAAAACATGCAAAACAAAAGCATTGAGGTGGGGCGTTACCTTGTCTCACCTATGACCAAACCCCATGTCGACGGCGGCTTTGCCGCTTCGGTCTCGATTCGTTCGGGACGCGGCATGTCCAGCATCGATCGCGTGTGGCGCTTCGTGCCAACGTTCCCGAGCCAACAGGCAGCCCTGCGTTACGCTACGGCGGAAGGTACGGCTTGGGCGCGCAAGAGCCTCGCGACGCTCCTCCCCGCATGACGGGGACCGAGCGCCAGGCCGGCACACCTGATCGAGACGCGGCCCGCCCGGGTGCGGACTGCGGCTCACCACCACACTGACAAAGGAGAACCCGTGGCAAAGGAAGAACTCATTGAAATGAACGGGGTGGTGGAGGAAGTGCTGCCCGACTCCCGTTTCGCTGTTGTGCTTGAGAACGGCCATCGCCTGATCGCCTACGCCTCCGGCAAGATGCGCAAGCATTTCATCCGCATCCTGGCTGGCGACAATGTGTCGCTCGAGCTGTCGCCTTACGACCTCAGCAAGGGTCGCATCACCTTCCGGCACATCCAACGTGGTGCTGGTGGCGGTGCCCCCCGGCCGACGCCGCATCGGCGTTGATGAGTCCCCGCTGCGGCCAGTTGCCGCAGCGATGGGTCTCTTGCCCATTCACCTGCGCTTGCCCGACTCGCCATGTTGTCACTGGCCGGTTGAGCAGCAAAAAGGCCGCCCTTGGGCGGCCTTTCTCATTGTGGCGTGCTGATCAAGTCCCGATCAGTGGAGGATCAGGCGCACGGCGCTGATCTGCATCGCCGTCCACCGCCCTCGTCACGTTTCAAGCCTCAAGGCTTCGCCTCAAGGTGATAGGCGGTAATCCGCTCCACTTCTTTCTTCGAGCCCAGCACCACGGACACCCGCTCATGCAACTGGGTCGGCTGCAGGTCCAGGATGCGCTCGCGTGCATTGGTGGCGGCACCACCGGCCTGTTCCACCAGGAAGGCCATCGGATTGGCTTCGTACATCAGCCGCAGCTTGCCGGCCTTCTTCGGTTCGCGCTTGTCCCAGGGGTAGAGGAACACACCGCCACGGGTCAGGATGCGATGCACATCCGCGACCATCGACGCAATCCAGCGCATGTTGAAGTTCTTGCCGCGCGGACCGTCTTCGCCGGCCAGGCATTCGTCGATGTAGCGCTTCACCGGCTCGTCCCAGTGGCGCATGTTGGACATGTTGATCGCGAATTCCTTGGTCTCTTCCGGGATCTTCACATCGTCGGCGGTCAGTACCCAGGAGCCTTGCTCGCGGTCCAGGGTGAACATGGCCACGCCGTCGCCCACGGTGAGCACCAGGGTGGTTTGCGGCCCGTAGACGCAATAGCCCGCAGCCGCCTGTGCCGAGCCGGCCTGCAGGAAGTCGTCCTCGCTGACGCCCTTGCTGCCCTCGGGCTTCTTCAGCACCGAGAAGATGGTGCCGATCGAGACATTCACATCGATGTTGCTGGAGCCGTCCAGCGGATCGAACATCAGCAAGTACTCGCCCTGCGGGAAGCGATTGGGCACCAGATGGATGCTCTCCATCTCCTCGGACGCCATCGCGGCCAGATGGCCACCCCATTCGTTGGCCTCGATCAGGACTTCATTGGCAATGATGTCCAGCTTCTTCTGGACCTCGCCCTGCACGTTTTCCGATCCCGCCGTGCCCAGCACATCACCGAGAGCGCCCTTGTTGACGCTGATGGCAATGCGCTTGCAGGCGCGGGCGACCACTTCGATCAGCAGCCGCAGCTGCGACGGGATGTGGCCATGCAGGCGCTGCTGCTCGACCAGGTACTGGGTCAGGCTGACGCGTTGACTCATGAAACGACTCCGGATGGTTGAAAAACTCGTCGCAATCGTGGGCGAGGCGCGCTTGGCTGGGGCCTGGGAGCG
The Roseateles amylovorans genome window above contains:
- a CDS encoding helix-turn-helix transcriptional regulator; the encoded protein is MNLLSSLPPPELVADRQDAVPPDWLLDRLLAERLLEALWTARQPTTPAQFFVWSQSRMQPMLPHQLLVCVSESAPSARLSAQVFHLRPVPQALVSQLESPEHGLWLQLMRRWLPGRRALFIDLLGEAPAGVFQTLLDAGFRSVMVHGVPGPGERPEALFLLAGDGWPIDQVQQFELLVPAMHAAWRRARWSSRSPLAPQRMLDLVTPREQQIVEGMRAGLSNEGIAIQLGISMFTVKNHVRKILRKLGASNRAQAVAIAMTRREISEG
- a CDS encoding VanZ family protein, whose amino-acid sequence is MIDHLLFNPQWRLAWRVLFLALVTVISWLAFSPHPPQGADLGWDKANHFAAFGTLAVVGLQCLRPSGNRRWAVLTGLLAYGILIEWVQSHVPGRDADARDVVADMIGAALGVGVHLLLTRLAGRRRSAQASPR
- a CDS encoding siderophore-interacting protein, translating into MAAPGDGPAPSHRAPAADPLSAVSRVKRVRHEIKRRELTVMRVESITPHFRRITLSGESLNDFISASFDDHIKLIFSADGETPVMRDYTPRRYDTSSRELVIEFAQHGDGPAAHWAAQAQPGQSLTVAGPRGSFIIPTDYDWHLLIGDETALPAVARRLEELPAGVRALVVLNVPASDRRPLETHAHVDLRWVDGDEALRSAIGDLTLPPGEGYAWCAGEASTVAAVRRMLVEDKGHDRHAIRASAYWKRGASNHHEALE
- a CDS encoding MarR family winged helix-turn-helix transcriptional regulator, encoding MLELIHTVMHQYRARQYRVLKDGPHDITHMDGKVLGFFARHPGATQSDLAQHSGRDKAQLARLIKGLREQGLLEAEADEADRRHVRLRLSAQGDAVNQALRRQAKQLSALAVEGLDAQEQEMLLKLLQRVRFNLDLG
- a CDS encoding cold-shock protein, which codes for MSNQTQTGTVKWFDDGKGFGFITPADGSKDLFAHHSEIRNNGGFRTLAEGARVEYEVKEGQKGLQAANIRAL
- the infA gene encoding translation initiation factor IF-1, with the protein product MAKEELIEMNGVVEEVLPDSRFAVVLENGHRLIAYASGKMRKHFIRILAGDNVSLELSPYDLSKGRITFRHIQRGAGGGAPRPTPHRR
- a CDS encoding class 1 fructose-bisphosphatase; this encodes MSQRVSLTQYLVEQQRLHGHIPSQLRLLIEVVARACKRIAISVNKGALGDVLGTAGSENVQGEVQKKLDIIANEVLIEANEWGGHLAAMASEEMESIHLVPNRFPQGEYLLMFDPLDGSSNIDVNVSIGTIFSVLKKPEGSKGVSEDDFLQAGSAQAAAGYCVYGPQTTLVLTVGDGVAMFTLDREQGSWVLTADDVKIPEETKEFAINMSNMRHWDEPVKRYIDECLAGEDGPRGKNFNMRWIASMVADVHRILTRGGVFLYPWDKREPKKAGKLRLMYEANPMAFLVEQAGGAATNARERILDLQPTQLHERVSVVLGSKKEVERITAYHLEAKP